Proteins from one Anaerobranca californiensis DSM 14826 genomic window:
- a CDS encoding aldose epimerase family protein encodes MKIHREFYGKTKKGEDVYRYLLKNSKGTEVAILNYGAIINKLLVRDRRGDVQNIVLTLPDLSCYEDNPAYIGCVVGRYAGRIKDGKLVIGNRIYRLSQNEGKNTLHGGFVGFNKRVWEVESRVCQSFGEVSLSYLSPDGEEGFPGNLQAKVIYRLDDEDQLEIVYQGISDKDTYFSPTNHSYFNLSGTISSVEGDNLTVYSSKVVKMGEDLVGEKELVDLPLLRGSSTVKDYVDLLEGISPFRGIDHTFYLGDGELQRVAKLYNPSSGRSLEVSSNCPYVNIYSGNFLGADILLENGKGVKYGGICFETCEQPNGPYWGSNFLQANTLYSRKTVFKFKVE; translated from the coding sequence TTGAAAATCCATAGGGAGTTTTACGGAAAGACAAAAAAGGGAGAAGATGTTTACCGGTATTTGTTGAAAAATAGCAAGGGAACAGAAGTCGCTATTTTAAACTACGGAGCTATTATCAATAAATTATTGGTAAGGGATAGAAGGGGAGATGTCCAAAATATTGTCTTAACTTTACCGGATTTAAGTTGTTATGAAGACAATCCAGCATATATAGGCTGTGTTGTAGGAAGATATGCAGGGCGGATTAAAGATGGCAAGTTGGTGATAGGGAATAGGATTTATCGGCTTTCCCAAAATGAAGGGAAAAACACCTTACATGGCGGTTTTGTAGGTTTTAATAAAAGGGTGTGGGAGGTGGAAAGTAGGGTTTGCCAATCCTTTGGAGAAGTTTCTTTAAGTTATTTAAGCCCTGATGGTGAAGAGGGGTTTCCTGGAAATTTGCAAGCTAAGGTAATATACCGGTTAGATGATGAGGACCAGTTAGAAATTGTCTACCAAGGGATAAGTGATAAAGACACCTATTTTTCCCCGACAAACCATAGTTACTTCAACCTTTCAGGGACTATCTCTTCCGTTGAAGGGGATAATTTAACGGTATACAGTTCTAAAGTTGTAAAAATGGGGGAGGATTTAGTAGGGGAGAAGGAACTGGTAGATTTACCTTTGTTAAGGGGTTCCTCTACTGTAAAGGATTACGTGGACCTTTTGGAAGGGATAAGTCCCTTTAGGGGAATAGACCACACCTTTTATTTAGGGGATGGAGAACTGCAAAGGGTAGCTAAGTTATATAACCCTTCAAGTGGCAGGTCTTTAGAGGTTTCATCTAATTGTCCCTATGTAAATATTTATTCTGGAAATTTTTTAGGAGCTGATATCCTTTTAGAAAATGGAAAGGGGGTAAAATACGGAGGAATTTGTTTTGAAACCTGTGAACAGCCTAATGGACCGTATTGGGGAAGTAATTTTTTACAGGCAAATACTTTGTACAGCAGAAAAACTGTTTTTAAATTTAAAGTAGAATAG